In Clostridium swellfunianum, a genomic segment contains:
- a CDS encoding SpoIID/LytB domain-containing protein → MKKKLLIICIAILISLSVIKTDVFAYSTVYYNNQIIKVALISLSSQSLSLTVNGEYSLNNEVLPSGTSITVQLSEGKLKIGDKAYDTITLTPNVSSNFIAINKGTEIRRYRGTLLLKIKDGKIYPINTVNIEDYLKGVVGYEMSDYFQIEALKAQAIASRTYGVYKINKASEFDVTDEQGHQVYKGFNPAFKNVEQAVEQTKGEILFYNGYVLAEALFSANHGGYSEDAVNVWGNPVEYLKSKKDDYDDYTKYENSKSYDWTATFNSQQLSSLINKYLKTENNEFVRMRIETMGFYVSGRVSKLEIEYLDSAKNAQLLTLSRYDAKTFFGVNSSMYTVSFDSVNNSYTLTGHGSGHGLGMSQIGALNRARGGQTYKQILTFYYTGAVVDKRSASISSAAISAEALLTSQNLNVEVKGQGGSSASYQYKYVIERDGQVEAVIDYSENSTLSYQINKIGNYIITVFLKDAMSQDDYDDKRTLSFSATGFGDVNTDKTVDIYDLVSISKKLDTVKDNNSQWDMKLDLESDGIINMRDLAKAAKSYNVKY, encoded by the coding sequence TTGAAGAAAAAGTTGCTTATAATTTGTATTGCAATACTTATTTCACTATCAGTAATTAAAACAGACGTGTTTGCTTACAGCACTGTTTACTATAACAACCAAATAATTAAGGTTGCTCTTATTAGTCTTAGTTCGCAAAGCCTAAGCTTGACTGTTAATGGTGAGTACAGCTTAAATAATGAGGTGCTGCCAAGTGGGACAAGTATAACTGTTCAGCTTTCTGAAGGTAAACTTAAAATTGGAGACAAGGCATATGATACAATAACGCTTACTCCTAACGTTAGCAGCAACTTTATAGCTATAAATAAAGGTACTGAAATTAGAAGATATCGTGGGACTTTATTATTGAAAATTAAGGATGGAAAGATATATCCTATTAACACAGTAAACATAGAGGATTATTTAAAAGGCGTAGTAGGCTATGAAATGTCAGATTACTTTCAAATAGAGGCTTTAAAGGCTCAGGCAATTGCTTCTAGAACTTATGGTGTGTACAAGATTAATAAAGCTTCAGAGTTTGATGTTACAGATGAACAAGGACATCAGGTTTATAAAGGCTTTAATCCTGCCTTTAAAAATGTGGAACAAGCTGTAGAGCAAACAAAAGGGGAAATTTTGTTTTATAACGGTTATGTGCTTGCAGAAGCTTTATTCTCAGCAAATCATGGGGGATATTCAGAAGATGCCGTAAATGTTTGGGGAAATCCGGTAGAATATCTTAAATCAAAAAAAGATGATTATGACGACTACACAAAGTATGAGAACTCTAAGAGCTATGATTGGACAGCGACCTTTAATTCACAGCAGTTAAGCAGCCTAATTAATAAGTATCTTAAAACTGAAAACAATGAGTTTGTAAGAATGAGGATAGAAACAATGGGCTTTTATGTAAGCGGCAGAGTCAGCAAGCTTGAAATTGAATATTTAGACTCAGCTAAAAATGCGCAGCTTTTAACACTTTCAAGATATGATGCTAAAACCTTCTTTGGTGTTAATAGCAGCATGTATACTGTAAGCTTTGACAGCGTTAATAACAGCTATACTTTAACGGGACACGGTTCTGGACATGGATTAGGAATGAGCCAGATTGGAGCTCTAAACAGAGCTCGAGGTGGACAAACTTATAAGCAAATATTGACCTTCTATTACACTGGAGCAGTTGTAGATAAACGCTCAGCTAGCATTTCATCTGCTGCCATAAGTGCAGAGGCACTTCTTACAAGTCAGAATCTTAATGTAGAGGTCAAAGGTCAGGGAGGTTCCAGTGCATCTTACCAGTACAAATATGTAATAGAAAGAGACGGTCAAGTTGAAGCTGTAATTGATTATAGCGAAAATTCTACCTTGTCGTATCAAATAAATAAAATAGGAAACTATATTATAACTGTATTTCTAAAGGATGCTATGTCACAGGATGATTATGATGATAAGAGAACCTTATCCTTTAGCGCAACTGGCTTTGGTGATGTAAATACAGACAAAACAGTGGATATATATGACTTGGTTTCAATCTCTAAAAAACTGGATACAGTTAAGGACAATAATTCACAGTGGGATATGAAGCTGGATTTAGAAAGCGATGGAATAATAAACATGCGGGATTTGGCCAAGGCTGCGAAGAGTTATAATGTTAAATATTAA
- a CDS encoding class I mannose-6-phosphate isomerase, translating into MIRKYNNYDKYPEVTVKGYDKASWEGYDNILKEIKNSLSAFKKEKTILVLDFYPGVREEEVLKAFSKLNPALTIKAESCTYSEDIINSLIKDNLTEDRVFGVLTTKKLQDFFIQEKIEEARKTIDSLKEGLVLIYGVGASLITKGDILAYFDLARWEIQLRFRAGMPNWKADNCKAPILSKYKRGYFVEWRLADRHKKAIFSDIDYLVDTNQKDNPKMATGEAVREGLKQVAERPFRVVPYFDPGVWGGQWMKEVCSLDKEASNFAWSFDGVPEENSLYLRYGDVRIEIPSIDAVFFQPQKLLGDKVHARFGTEFPIRFDFLDTMGGGNLSLQVHPLTEYIQENFGMHYTQDESYYILDCEEDACVYLGVKEGINKNEMLEDLKKAEKGEISFPDHKYINKFPAKKHDHFLIPAGTIHCSGKNAMVLEISSTPYIFTFKLWDWDRVGLDGLPRPIHLQHGEKVIQWDRATTWVQNNLVDKVELLKEEEGIRIEKTGLHEREFIETIRHWFSKPVLHETHGSVNVLNLVEGAEALVESPSGKFEPFIVHYAETFIIPASVEEYTIRPYGKAEGEEIGTIKAYVR; encoded by the coding sequence ATGATCAGAAAATATAATAACTATGATAAATATCCTGAAGTAACAGTAAAAGGCTATGATAAGGCTTCTTGGGAAGGCTACGACAATATATTAAAGGAAATAAAAAACTCTCTTTCAGCTTTTAAAAAAGAAAAAACTATATTGGTATTAGATTTTTATCCAGGGGTTAGGGAAGAAGAAGTATTAAAAGCTTTTTCAAAGCTTAATCCTGCTCTAACAATTAAAGCAGAAAGCTGTACTTACAGTGAAGATATAATAAACAGCCTTATAAAAGACAACTTAACAGAAGATAGGGTTTTTGGAGTGCTTACCACTAAAAAGCTGCAGGATTTTTTTATACAAGAAAAAATTGAGGAAGCCAGAAAAACTATAGATAGTTTAAAGGAAGGCTTAGTTTTAATTTATGGTGTAGGTGCATCATTAATAACTAAAGGAGATATACTTGCATACTTTGATTTGGCCAGATGGGAAATCCAACTTAGATTTAGAGCTGGTATGCCAAATTGGAAAGCTGATAACTGTAAAGCTCCTATACTTTCTAAATATAAAAGAGGCTACTTTGTAGAATGGAGATTGGCTGACAGGCATAAAAAGGCTATATTTTCCGACATAGACTATTTAGTAGATACAAATCAAAAAGATAATCCTAAAATGGCAACAGGAGAAGCTGTTAGAGAAGGACTTAAGCAAGTAGCTGAAAGACCCTTTAGAGTTGTACCTTATTTTGACCCAGGTGTTTGGGGCGGTCAATGGATGAAAGAGGTATGCAGCTTAGATAAGGAAGCATCAAACTTTGCTTGGAGCTTTGACGGAGTGCCTGAGGAAAACAGCTTATATTTAAGATATGGAGATGTAAGAATAGAAATTCCTTCAATAGATGCTGTATTTTTTCAGCCCCAAAAGCTTCTAGGAGACAAGGTGCATGCAAGATTCGGAACAGAATTTCCTATAAGATTTGACTTTTTAGATACTATGGGCGGAGGTAATCTGTCTCTTCAAGTTCATCCGCTTACAGAATATATTCAAGAAAATTTTGGCATGCATTATACGCAAGATGAAAGCTATTATATATTAGACTGCGAAGAAGATGCTTGTGTATATTTGGGAGTTAAGGAAGGCATTAATAAAAATGAAATGCTTGAGGACCTAAAAAAAGCAGAGAAGGGTGAAATTTCATTTCCAGACCATAAATATATTAATAAGTTTCCTGCAAAAAAACACGACCATTTTTTAATCCCCGCAGGTACAATACACTGTTCCGGAAAAAATGCCATGGTTTTAGAGATAAGTTCAACCCCTTATATATTTACCTTCAAGCTTTGGGACTGGGACAGAGTTGGTTTAGATGGACTTCCAAGACCAATCCACCTTCAGCATGGAGAAAAAGTTATTCAGTGGGATAGAGCTACAACATGGGTTCAAAATAATCTGGTAGATAAAGTAGAGCTTTTGAAAGAAGAAGAAGGAATAAGAATTGAAAAAACCGGATTGCATGAAAGAGAGTTTATAGAAACCATAAGACACTGGTTTTCAAAACCTGTACTACATGAAACCCATGGAAGCGTTAATGTGTTAAACCTTGTAGAAGGTGCAGAAGCTCTAGTGGAAAGTCCTTCTGGAAAATTTGAACCTTTTATAGTGCACTACGCAGAAACCTTTATAATTCCTGCAAGCGTAGAGGAATATACAATAAGACCTTATGGAAAAGCTGAAGGGGAAGAGATTGGGACTATAAAGGCTTATGTTAGGTAG
- a CDS encoding GntR family transcriptional regulator, translating to MSEHMESKTNTPLYHKIQNYILELIKANKLKEGDLIPTEVELSNMFNMSRPTVRQGLNTLVSQGYLRRIKGKGTFVTKPKILQENTRFIESYNREMSNKGLIPETKVLEISIKICPDSLVNKLGIEEGAKVIKLTRLRYAYIGENEDKKPILLTTVYIPYSKIPNLIMYDFEKRSLYEVFEENNIYTKKVVREIEAKLSDKETSRLLKINDGSPIHLLSSYGYLEDGSIIEYSESIYPGERNKFIVEITR from the coding sequence ATGAGCGAGCATATGGAATCAAAAACAAATACACCTTTGTACCATAAGATACAAAACTACATACTGGAGCTTATAAAGGCTAACAAGCTAAAAGAAGGCGATTTAATTCCTACAGAAGTTGAGTTAAGCAATATGTTCAACATGAGCCGCCCTACTGTGAGGCAGGGATTAAACACATTAGTTTCACAGGGTTACTTAAGAAGGATAAAAGGTAAGGGTACTTTTGTTACAAAGCCTAAAATCCTTCAGGAAAATACCCGTTTTATTGAAAGCTACAATAGAGAGATGTCTAATAAGGGATTGATTCCAGAAACTAAGGTATTAGAAATATCCATTAAAATTTGTCCTGACTCTTTGGTAAATAAGCTTGGCATTGAAGAAGGAGCTAAGGTCATCAAACTCACCAGACTTAGGTATGCATATATTGGAGAGAATGAAGATAAAAAGCCTATTCTTTTAACTACAGTCTACATACCTTATAGTAAAATACCTAACCTTATAATGTACGATTTTGAAAAGCGTTCTCTTTATGAGGTTTTTGAAGAAAATAACATTTATACCAAAAAGGTAGTACGTGAAATAGAAGCAAAGCTTTCAGATAAAGAAACAAGCAGGCTGTTAAAAATTAATGACGGTTCTCCTATACATTTGCTATCCTCCTATGGATACCTTGAAGACGGTTCTATTATTGAATACTCTGAGAGTATATATCCAGGAGAGAGAAATAAATTTATTGTTGAAATAACAAGATAA
- a CDS encoding family 20 glycosylhydrolase translates to MNYKIIPEIKSVAIREGSVSLKDFYAEKELVELVPAATQILDEAGVGDGQKPVVGSIKTMPEEAYGISIDCDKIEIKASNAKGIFYGVITLAELSKLNDGMLGCCDIYDEPSMSIRAASDDISRGQISTLENFKAIVRKMAQYKYNVYMPYIEDVFAFSCEPESGKYSDAVKPEEWKEIVSYADKYFISVRPIVNMLGHWNKNSKLEAFNNVMLKIPGKPNDGITSVLDPVNPKVRLMLSKMLDEVVETFGKGPIHVGGDEPCELTEAYGKAEGGRLFVEHYRWLSEELKKRGCTMLMYADMFAPPWGDYSVCIEKALELPEGTTFVFWDYGVRDSYPYVEKLNDLKLNILVSPGTWSWNTLSPQLKVCWQNTKGLLKSADGKSKGIVMSSWNDGGDGLREANWPAIAIGALFGWSNNSNMTFEEFMLSFYKSFFGLPEVKLDKLLPKYQFDEGMNTDSYCELKKEFWKDARKPPATKLKQLAPELLEKLTETKQYIDSLKPVCNLDAFEALSFCLERQIYVLKKLIVLKAEAYKSREEALSQIDSLKKLSCCTKELREKHKEFWHKSNRKSEWGYVEDMYMDLEESYNSLIRYCRHSKRLLENKYLLEE, encoded by the coding sequence TTGAATTATAAGATTATACCTGAGATTAAAAGTGTAGCTATTAGAGAAGGCAGTGTAAGTTTAAAGGATTTCTACGCTGAAAAGGAATTAGTCGAGCTGGTACCTGCTGCTACGCAAATATTAGATGAAGCAGGTGTTGGAGATGGACAAAAACCTGTAGTCGGCAGTATAAAAACCATGCCTGAAGAGGCTTATGGTATATCAATAGACTGCGATAAAATAGAAATAAAAGCTTCTAATGCCAAGGGTATATTTTATGGGGTCATAACCCTTGCTGAGCTCTCAAAGCTTAATGATGGAATGCTTGGCTGCTGTGATATATACGACGAACCCAGCATGTCTATAAGGGCAGCTTCCGATGATATATCAAGAGGTCAAATTTCAACCCTTGAAAACTTTAAAGCTATAGTAAGAAAAATGGCACAGTATAAATATAATGTTTATATGCCTTATATAGAGGATGTATTTGCTTTTTCCTGTGAGCCTGAATCTGGCAAGTATTCTGATGCTGTAAAGCCTGAGGAATGGAAGGAAATAGTCAGCTATGCAGATAAATATTTTATTTCTGTAAGGCCTATCGTAAATATGCTTGGACATTGGAACAAAAACAGCAAACTAGAGGCTTTTAATAATGTGATGCTTAAGATTCCCGGAAAGCCTAACGACGGTATTACATCTGTTCTTGATCCTGTTAACCCAAAGGTTAGATTAATGCTTTCAAAAATGCTTGATGAAGTTGTAGAAACCTTTGGAAAGGGACCAATACATGTAGGAGGGGATGAACCCTGCGAGCTTACAGAGGCCTATGGAAAAGCTGAAGGTGGAAGGTTATTTGTAGAACACTATAGATGGCTTTCTGAGGAACTTAAAAAACGCGGCTGCACAATGCTTATGTATGCAGATATGTTTGCACCTCCTTGGGGTGATTATTCTGTATGCATAGAAAAAGCTTTAGAGCTTCCGGAAGGCACTACCTTTGTTTTTTGGGATTATGGTGTTCGTGACAGCTATCCCTATGTTGAAAAGCTAAATGACCTGAAGCTTAATATACTTGTTTCTCCAGGAACTTGGAGCTGGAATACTCTATCTCCGCAGCTTAAGGTTTGCTGGCAGAATACTAAAGGCCTTTTAAAGTCAGCTGACGGAAAATCTAAGGGAATAGTTATGTCAAGCTGGAACGATGGAGGAGATGGGCTAAGAGAAGCTAACTGGCCAGCTATTGCTATAGGAGCTTTATTTGGCTGGAGCAATAATTCAAACATGACCTTTGAAGAATTTATGCTTTCATTTTATAAATCATTTTTTGGATTGCCTGAGGTTAAGCTTGATAAACTTCTTCCTAAGTATCAGTTTGATGAAGGCATGAACACTGACAGCTATTGCGAGCTAAAAAAGGAATTTTGGAAGGATGCAAGAAAGCCCCCAGCAACAAAGCTTAAGCAGCTTGCACCAGAATTGCTTGAAAAACTAACTGAAACAAAGCAGTATATTGACAGCCTGAAGCCTGTCTGCAATCTTGATGCTTTTGAAGCACTTAGCTTTTGCTTAGAGCGTCAAATATACGTTTTAAAAAAGCTTATAGTTTTAAAAGCTGAAGCCTATAAAAGCAGAGAAGAGGCCTTAAGTCAAATAGATAGTCTAAAAAAGCTTTCCTGCTGCACCAAAGAGCTTAGAGAAAAACACAAAGAGTTTTGGCACAAGAGCAATAGAAAATCTGAATGGGGCTATGTAGAGGATATGTACATGGATTTGGAAGAATCCTATAATTCTTTAATAAGATACTGCAGGCATTCAAAGAGACTTTTAGAAAATAAATATTTGCTTGAGGAATAA
- a CDS encoding beta-N-acetylhexosaminidase: protein MFILPTPKEMKTKDGVFYLESDTEIILHSSCSFENLEIAKLLQREIEEAVGFKAKINKAFKSQKGSIFLKKTEKDEEESYSIDITEEGITINGQGDAGILYGIQTLRQIIRQQGCELSCLTIEDSPYFKYRGYYHDVTRGKVPTLETLKELADRLAFYKINQLQLYIEHTFAFKNLSEAWTGKDPLTAEEILELDAYCKKINIELVPSIATFGHLYEVLSTKSYEHLCELEDSYGKAYSWHKRQAHHTLDVSNEGSIKLVEEMLSEFVPLFSSDKFNICCDETFDLGRGKTQKLGEEVGTGRLYIDFLKKVIKAVKGYDKTVMFWSDIILKYPEYLKEIPEDAIYLNWAYHAGVVENDTKAIAEAGGKQYVCPGVGGWNMLMNALDNAFENIRKMVSFGRKYNALGVLNTDWGDYGHVNLLSNSMPGMIYGAALSWNPDESKTISEIDEAISVLEFGRSNKNIVALMRELSRVDMGKWAHVVWWREYKLDESGQLERQMKTLADIKDETSIKAYHKALQLEKEIRKAAEFAAPNRRLDIEEILVSAKAIALMHGCFLAMKKYELGCSDTQLLMDNSVLAAKLEHWFVEYSKVWRKRNKESELFRIKEEIQFICSQLRSHQEN, encoded by the coding sequence ATGTTTATATTACCAACACCAAAAGAAATGAAAACAAAAGATGGGGTTTTCTACCTTGAAAGCGATACAGAAATTATTCTGCATAGTTCTTGTAGTTTTGAAAATCTTGAAATAGCAAAATTGCTGCAAAGGGAAATAGAAGAAGCTGTTGGCTTTAAGGCAAAAATAAACAAAGCCTTTAAAAGCCAGAAGGGGTCAATTTTTTTAAAGAAAACAGAGAAAGACGAAGAAGAAAGCTATTCAATTGATATAACAGAAGAGGGTATTACAATTAATGGTCAAGGCGATGCAGGAATTTTATACGGCATACAGACATTGCGTCAAATAATAAGACAGCAGGGCTGTGAGTTAAGCTGCCTGACTATAGAGGATTCACCATACTTTAAGTATAGAGGATACTATCATGATGTAACAAGAGGAAAGGTGCCAACACTGGAAACACTTAAAGAGCTTGCAGATAGATTAGCGTTTTATAAGATAAATCAGCTTCAATTATATATAGAGCATACTTTTGCTTTTAAAAATCTTAGCGAGGCTTGGACAGGAAAAGATCCGCTTACTGCAGAGGAAATACTTGAGTTAGATGCCTACTGCAAAAAAATAAACATAGAGCTTGTGCCATCAATAGCTACCTTTGGACACTTGTATGAAGTGTTATCCACTAAATCCTATGAGCATTTATGCGAGCTTGAAGACAGCTATGGCAAAGCTTACAGCTGGCATAAGAGACAAGCGCATCATACTCTAGATGTTTCAAATGAAGGCAGTATAAAGCTTGTAGAAGAAATGCTAAGTGAATTTGTTCCTTTGTTCAGCTCAGACAAATTCAATATATGCTGCGACGAGACCTTTGATTTAGGCAGGGGTAAAACTCAAAAGCTTGGTGAAGAGGTTGGAACAGGAAGATTATATATAGATTTTCTTAAAAAAGTAATAAAAGCTGTTAAGGGATATGATAAGACTGTTATGTTCTGGAGCGATATAATTCTTAAGTATCCTGAATACTTAAAGGAAATACCTGAGGATGCAATTTACCTTAACTGGGCCTATCATGCTGGAGTTGTGGAGAATGATACAAAAGCAATAGCTGAGGCTGGAGGAAAACAATATGTATGTCCAGGTGTAGGCGGCTGGAACATGCTTATGAATGCTCTAGATAATGCTTTTGAAAATATAAGAAAAATGGTAAGCTTCGGAAGAAAATATAACGCACTTGGAGTGTTAAACACTGACTGGGGCGATTATGGGCATGTAAACCTGCTTTCAAACTCCATGCCTGGAATGATATATGGTGCTGCATTATCCTGGAATCCAGATGAAAGCAAAACTATCAGTGAAATAGATGAAGCTATTTCTGTACTGGAGTTTGGCAGAAGCAATAAAAATATTGTAGCTCTTATGAGAGAGCTTTCAAGAGTTGATATGGGAAAGTGGGCACATGTAGTATGGTGGAGAGAATATAAGCTTGATGAGAGTGGACAATTGGAAAGACAAATGAAAACTCTTGCAGATATAAAAGATGAAACAAGCATAAAGGCCTATCATAAAGCCCTGCAGCTTGAGAAAGAAATAAGAAAGGCTGCTGAATTTGCAGCTCCAAACAGACGATTGGATATAGAAGAAATACTTGTTTCAGCAAAAGCTATAGCGCTAATGCATGGCTGCTTCCTTGCAATGAAAAAGTATGAGCTAGGCTGCAGCGATACACAGCTTTTAATGGATAATAGTGTTTTAGCTGCAAAATTAGAACACTGGTTTGTAGAATACAGCAAGGTTTGGAGAAAGAGAAACAAGGAAAGTGAATTGTTTAGAATTAAAGAAGAAATACAGTTCATATGCAGCCAGCTAAGAAGCCATCAAGAAAACTAA
- a CDS encoding transglutaminase domain-containing protein, with the protein MFDLDDKYVENIEQKFNLKRSIAKEREKELFSIFNEDLTEEEKFALKFLFAYMPLNDMADNNGEFFLNHVRKILSIRDKMPWGKKIPGNSFIHFVLPYRINNENIENFVDVIFDELYTRIKDLSMYDAIAEINHWCHEKATYIGSDIRTISPLTLMRTAIGRCGEQSTLLVAALRSLCIPARQCYTPRWAHCDSNHAWVEAWAEDNWYFLGACEPEPKLNMGWFSGPARRAMLVNTRVAGNYPGPEEITLAHEWFTEINLLDNYAPNKTITVKVVDEEEKPVQGATVNFELYNTGQFYPILKLTTDSKGEASVTTGYGDIMLHAYKGNNWGFNKISVKDGESFEVLLSNKLPEDGVLEFKMVPPPERHEAETQATEEERKNNDLRLKEEDRIRTAFENTFVSEAEAKELAAELKLSEDRVWKVLKNAKGNSHEIAEFLKEETKKFGEWPLKLLESLKEKDPTDTFRPVLKDHLIHSLPLKDDYSEEIFIPYIMCPRVNYEMLGAYKEFFQGNFTAKEIKSFKSNPSLLVKWVKTNIEVLNDCNYYIGYAAPKGSFELKKADTPSRHILFVAMARSFGIPSRLEPSDKRPQYLENGQWKDADFERVVDETGHRPAGTIKLKLDSAEAQKPEYYGNFSIARFEDGVFKTLDYYEKEFSLFEKGIEVIEGKYRLTSAVRLTDGTVLVRFTFFTVKENENSTIELTYLEENNEINIYGQLPENYELIAMDGRKEDINENLKEKGAVVAFIDPDREPTKHILRELKELANEFNSWGGKIYLIIAEDKLTSSFNPNSYKELPLNTSFAVDKAYAKLDSFTKALNSDIPRKYPLVFALDNSGAITYKSAGYKLGIASDLIKTLKA; encoded by the coding sequence ATGTTTGACCTAGATGATAAATATGTTGAAAATATTGAACAAAAATTTAACCTTAAGAGAAGCATAGCTAAGGAAAGAGAAAAAGAGCTTTTTTCTATTTTCAACGAAGACCTTACAGAGGAAGAAAAATTTGCTTTAAAGTTTTTATTTGCCTATATGCCATTAAATGATATGGCAGACAATAATGGAGAATTTTTTCTAAACCATGTTAGAAAAATCCTGAGCATAAGAGATAAAATGCCATGGGGAAAAAAGATACCAGGAAATTCTTTTATACATTTTGTTCTTCCCTATAGAATTAACAATGAAAATATAGAAAACTTTGTAGATGTAATATTTGATGAGCTCTATACAAGAATTAAGGATTTATCCATGTATGATGCAATTGCAGAAATCAATCATTGGTGTCATGAAAAAGCTACATATATAGGCAGTGATATTAGAACAATTTCTCCCTTAACCCTTATGAGAACAGCTATTGGAAGATGTGGAGAGCAGTCTACCCTATTAGTTGCTGCATTAAGAAGCTTATGTATACCTGCTAGGCAATGCTATACACCACGCTGGGCACACTGTGATTCAAATCATGCCTGGGTAGAGGCTTGGGCAGAGGATAATTGGTATTTCCTTGGAGCTTGCGAACCAGAACCAAAGCTTAATATGGGATGGTTTAGCGGACCAGCAAGGCGTGCAATGCTAGTTAATACTCGTGTTGCAGGAAATTATCCAGGACCTGAGGAAATTACCTTGGCTCATGAATGGTTTACAGAAATAAATTTATTAGATAATTATGCTCCAAATAAAACAATAACCGTAAAAGTAGTAGACGAAGAAGAAAAGCCTGTACAAGGAGCTACAGTTAATTTTGAGCTTTATAATACTGGACAATTCTATCCTATTTTAAAGCTTACTACTGACTCTAAGGGCGAGGCTTCAGTGACAACAGGCTATGGAGATATAATGCTTCATGCTTATAAGGGAAATAATTGGGGCTTTAACAAGATAAGCGTTAAAGACGGTGAAAGCTTTGAGGTGCTTCTATCTAACAAGCTTCCAGAGGACGGTGTTTTGGAATTTAAAATGGTACCTCCTCCAGAAAGGCACGAAGCAGAAACACAAGCTACTGAGGAAGAAAGAAAAAATAATGATTTAAGACTAAAAGAAGAAGATAGAATAAGAACTGCCTTTGAAAACACCTTTGTTTCTGAAGCTGAAGCAAAGGAGCTTGCAGCAGAGTTAAAGCTTTCAGAGGATAGAGTATGGAAGGTTTTAAAGAATGCCAAAGGAAATAGTCACGAGATTGCAGAATTTTTAAAGGAAGAAACAAAAAAGTTTGGAGAATGGCCTTTAAAGCTTCTTGAAAGTCTTAAAGAAAAAGATCCAACAGATACCTTTAGACCAGTGCTTAAGGATCACCTTATACATTCCCTGCCTTTAAAAGATGATTATTCAGAGGAAATATTTATCCCTTATATAATGTGTCCTCGTGTTAACTATGAGATGTTAGGTGCATATAAGGAATTTTTCCAAGGAAACTTTACAGCTAAAGAAATAAAAAGCTTTAAGTCAAATCCTTCTTTGCTTGTAAAATGGGTAAAAACTAATATAGAAGTTTTAAATGACTGCAATTACTATATTGGTTATGCGGCACCAAAGGGAAGCTTTGAACTAAAAAAAGCTGACACTCCATCAAGGCACATATTGTTTGTTGCTATGGCAAGAAGCTTTGGAATTCCTTCAAGACTAGAGCCATCAGACAAGAGACCGCAGTATCTTGAAAATGGACAGTGGAAGGATGCAGATTTTGAAAGGGTAGTGGATGAAACTGGACATAGACCAGCAGGAACTATAAAATTAAAGCTTGATTCAGCTGAAGCTCAAAAGCCTGAGTATTATGGGAACTTTTCTATTGCAAGATTTGAAGACGGAGTATTTAAAACTTTGGACTACTATGAAAAAGAGTTTAGCCTCTTTGAAAAGGGCATAGAAGTGATAGAAGGAAAGTATAGGCTTACTTCTGCAGTAAGGCTTACAGATGGTACTGTGCTAGTAAGATTTACCTTCTTTACTGTAAAAGAAAACGAAAACAGTACTATAGAGCTAACATACCTTGAAGAAAACAACGAAATAAATATCTATGGACAACTTCCGGAAAACTATGAGCTTATAGCAATGGATGGAAGAAAAGAAGATATAAATGAAAACCTTAAGGAAAAAGGTGCTGTAGTAGCCTTTATTGATCCTGACAGAGAGCCTACAAAGCATATTTTAAGAGAGCTCAAGGAGCTAGCTAATGAGTTTAACAGCTGGGGTGGAAAGATATATCTTATTATAGCAGAGGATAAATTAACTTCCTCCTTCAACCCTAACAGCTATAAAGAGCTGCCTTTAAATACTAGCTTTGCTGTGGACAAAGCTTATGCTAAGCTTGATAGCTTCACAAAGGCACTTAATAGCGATATTCCAAGAAAATATCCATTAGTGTTTGCTTTAGACAATAGTGGAGCTATAACTTATAAGTCTGCTGGCTATAAGCTAGGCATTGCCAGCGATTTAATAAAAACCTTAAAAGCTTAA